GGCGCCCCTGGTTCACGCGCCAGTAGGGCATCCAGCCACCCAGGCGGTCCAGGGCCTGGCCGGAGAAGAGGAAGCGCCGGATCAGGCGAAGGGTCACGTATTCCAGGTTCGACCAGATCACGCGGGGCCTTCGTTGCGCCAGTGGCCCAGCGCCCACAGACACCACAGGGCCAGGCGGCGGTCGGCGCGGCCTTCGCGGTGTTCGCGCTCCAGGGCCATGGCCGCTTCGGGCGAAACGCCCGCCGGGAAGGAACAGCCCTCCAGGGTGAGCCTGCCCTCGTGGAACCACTTGCCCAGGGGCGCCGCGAAGCCCTGCTTGCGCCGCGCCAGCACCCAGCGGGGCACCAGGGGCTCCAGGGCCTTGCGCAGGATGTGCTTGCCACGGCCGTGGCGGAACTTGAGCCGGTGCGGGATGCGCCGGGCCAGGTCGGCCACCTCGGGGTCCAGGTAGGGGGCGCGCACCTCCAGCGAGTTGAGCATGCTGGCGCGGTCCACCTTGGCCAGGATAGCGTCCTGGAGGTAGAAACGGGTGTAGAACTCTAGGGTCTTGTCCGTGAAGTCCTTGGGGCCGGTCTCGTCCCAGGCGGCGATGGCCTCGGAATAGACCTCCTCGGGGTCCGCGGGGGCCTGGAAGAGTTCGGCCAGCAGGTCCGGCCCGGCAGGCCCCATCCACACGGGGTTCCACAGGCGCATGGGGTGTTCGATTCCCGTGAAGAAGCGCAGGGCTTTGAAGCCCAGGGTCATGTAGCCGTGGCTCACGGGCAGGCGTGCGGCCATGGCCGTGAGCGCCCGGTGCACGGGCCTGGGGCAGAGGGCGTGGAAGCGCTCGGCGGCGCGCAGGGCCTTGAAGGTCTCGTAGCCCGCGAAGAGTTCGTCCGCCCCGTCCCCGCCCAGCGCCACGGTGACGTGGGGGCGCGTCTCGCGGCAGAGCAGGTAGGTGGGCAGGATGGAGCTGTCGCCCAGGGGTTCGTCCAGGCGGGAGGCCAGATCGGGCAGGAGGCTCAGGGCCTGGGAGAGGCTCAGGGTGTGCTGGAGGTGGCGCGTGCCGTAGCGGCTGGCGGCGTTGCGGCTGTGCAGGGACTCGTCGAAGGAGGCCTCCTCGAAGCCCACGGAGAAGGTGTGCAGGTCCTGCACGCGCCGGGCGGCCAGGGCCGTGACGGAGGTGGAGTCCACGCCGCCGGAGAGGAACACGCCCAGGGGCACGTCGCTCATGAGCCTGCGCGACACGGCGCGGTCCAGGGCCTCGCGCAGGGCCTCGGCCAGTTCGGCCTCGGGGCGTCGGGCCAGGTCCTCGTCGGGCTCCACGGTGAAGGCCCACCAGCGTTGGAGGCGGGAGGAGAAGTCGTCCAGGTCCACGGTGAGGCAGTAGCCGCCGGGAAGCTTGTGCACGCCCTCCAGGAGGCTGTTGGGGGCCGGGATGAAGCCGTGGGCGAAGTACTTGCGCAGGGCCGGCAGGGAGGGCGACGTGGGCACGCCGGGGTGTGCGGCCAGGGCCGAAAGCTCCGAGGCGAAGGCGAAGAATCCCGGGCGCAGGTGGTAGTAGAGGGGCTTCTTGCCGAAGCGGTCGCGGCTGGCGAAGAGCAGGCGCTTGCGGGCGTCGTGGAGCACGAAGGCCCACATGCCGCTCATGCGTTCCTGGAGGCCCGGCCCCCACTCGCGCCAGCCGTGCAGGATGGTCTCGGTGTCGCTGTGGTGGGTGCGGAAGCGGTGACCCTTGGCCTCCAGCTCGCGGCGCAACTCCAGGTGATTGTAGATTTCGCCGTTGAAGGTGACGGCCAGGTCGCCCGCGGCCGAGAGCATGGGTTGCGCGCCGTCGCTCAGGTCCACGATGGCGAGGCGTCGGTGCGCCAGATGCACGCCCTGGTCGGGATGGTGGTGGACGCCGTGCCCGTCGGGCCCTCTGTGGGCCAAGCGGGCGTTCATCGCCGCCAGCTGCTCCGGGGTTCCGGGCCCGGCGAAACCGCAGATGCCGCACACGGCGCGTCATTCCCCGCCGGGACAGTTCTGCGTCCTGTCCACGATGTAGGTCGGCTTGTTTTGTGACTCGTGGTACGTTCGCATGAGAATCTCCGAGATGAGGCCCATGAAGATGGACATGAACCCCATGAGGAAGAAGAGCACCACGGCCAGGGGGAGCGGCGTCTCGATGAAACTCTTGCTGCCGAAGAGCTTCAGGTAGAGCATGGCCAGGAACATCAGGAAGGAAACGCCCAGTGAGACCAACCCGAATCCGCCGAAAAGGTACATGGGCTTCTGGGCAAACTTGTCCAGGAACTTCACAACGATGAGGTCGAGGATCACCTTGACGGTGCGTTCGATGCCGTACTTGGAGACCCCGTGCACCCTTGGGTGGTGGGTGACGCCCACCTCGGTGACCTTGGCCCCCTGCCAGCAGGCGTAGATGGGGATGAAGCGGTGCATCTCGCCGTAGAGCTTCACGCCCTTGATGATCTCCTTGCGGTAAGCCTTGAGGGAGCAGCCGTAGTCGTGCAGGTGCACGCCCGAGATGCGCGAGATGAGGAAGTTGGCCACGCGGCTGGGGAAATTGCGCTTCAGAGGGTGGTCCTGGCGGTCCTTGCGCCAGCCGGAGACCACGTCGTAGCCCTCGTCGAGCTTGGCCAGAAGCTTGGGAATGTCGCCGGGGTCGTTCTGGAGGTCGCCGTCCATGGGGATGAGGATGTCACCGGTGGCGGCGTCGATGCCCGCCATCATGGCAGCGGTCTGGCCGAAGTTGCGCCGCAGGTGGATGACGCGCACGCGGGAGTCGGCCTGGGCGATTTCGTGGAGTCGCTGGGCCGTGGCGTCGGTTGAGCCGTCGTCCACCAGAATGATCTCGTAGACGTGGCCCATGGCGTGCAACACGGGGAGGAGCCGTGCGTGCAACGGCAGTACGTTATCTTCCTCGTTGAAAAGCGGAATGATGATGGAGAGCGATCTGTTGGGCATGGATGGTCTTTTTCTTACACGAGTTGCACTGTTCCCTCAACCCCGCCCGGCGGGGCGCACGTCCACCAGGAAAGCCCCGGGGGCCAGGGGGATGCGCGGAAAGAGGGCCGGGTTCAGCAGGGCGAAGGCCGTGCGGCCGCGCACGGATTCGCGCACGATGGCCCCGAAAGGCTCGAACACGGGCCTGCCGGAGAGGAACTCCGGAGTGAAATGGGCTTCATTGACCACCAGGAAGTCCACGCCCCAGTCGCGGGCCAGGGCGCGCACGTCGGCGGGGTCCTGGGCGTAGTACGCCTTGAGCACGGCCTCCAGCCGCGGGCGGAAGCGCTCCCAGTAGCCCCTGCTCCAGGGGTGGGCCAGTTCGAAGGTGACCAGGGCGTTGCGCCGGGAGAAGGTCATCACGTTGTCCATGAGGTCCGGCAGCCCCGCAAGCAGGGCGCTCTTGGGCGTGGCGGCCTCGATGGCGGCGTAGAGAGGGGCCTGGGCCGAGTAGTCGTAGAGGGCCACCCCCTTGAGCCGGACGCCGCCGCCCAGGCACGCCGCCAGCACGAGACCGGCGCAGGCCGTGCGCGAAAGACCACGGCGCGAGACGGCCCCGGCCAGGCACCACGCCAGGAGCAGGGCGTAGAGCAGGTTCAGGGGGTACTGCACGTAGCGGTCGGGCACGAAGAGCTTGAAGGCCAGGAGGCGCGCTGCCGCGTAGAACACCAGGAAAGCCCCGCCGGTCCAGGCCAGGGGTTTGAGAGCGCGTCCGAGCAACCGCCAGTCCGCGGCCCTGGCCCCGAACCAGAGCGCCGGGGCCAGCAGGGCAAGGGTGACGATGCCCGCGGCCAGCCCGAGTTCCTTGAAAAGCCCCACGCCCTCGAATGGAAAGTAGACGAAATCCAGGAAGGGATTGGGCAGCGGGGCCAGGTCCAGGCGTCCCTGGGGGCCGAATTCTGGGCGTCCGGCCGTCTCGGAGAGCCAGACCAGCGGCCCGAAGCCCCCGCCCTGGGGTTTGAGGGCGTTTGCCAGGGTGAGCCCCGCCGGAACTGCCCAGCCCAGCCAGCCCCTCCACGAGGCGAAGCTTTCGTCCAGGCGCTTGTGGCGCAGGCTCCAGGCCGCGCGTTGCGCGAAGAGCCCGGCGGCGCAGGGCAGGCAGATGTAGGGGATGAACAGGCCCAGGAGCGTGAGCGCCGCGAACTGTCTGCGGCCGTGCAACGTCGCCAGGACGAAGAGCGCCAGCAGCGGGCTGGCGTAGCCCCGGGCAAGGGCCCCTGAGATGTTGTCCAGGAAGAAAGGCATGAGCCATGTCATGGCCGCGGCGGCCCAGGCCGTTGCGCGTCCCCCCAGGCGCAGGCCCAGGGCGAAGAGGTACAAGGCCTCCAGCACGAAGAGCCCCCCCGTGAGGCGTTTGGAGGCCATGAGCGGGTCGACGAAGAAAGAGGCGATGCGGTAGACCGCCTCGACGCCCAGAGTCACGTAGGCCCGGGCGTAGTCACCCAGGAGGTCCGGCGGGTAGAGACCTGGGTCCTGGAAACGCTGCATCCAGTAGACCTGCTGGCGCAGGTCGTCGTTTACGGCGTAGGGGTTGGCGAAGCCGTGTCCGTGGGCGGCCCAGAACACGGCCAGGGACAGAAGCGCCGCCAGGGGCCAGTCCCAGGGTTCGGCCGGGCGCTTCGGGCCCTGCTCAGACGGCGCGGTCATAGAGGCGGAAGGTCCGCCAACGCCGGCCGCCGAACATCTGCAGGGTCTTGTTCCACTTCACCAGCGACTCGGGGATGAGCGAGCAGTCGCAGTGGTTGTTGTACTTGAGCCAGCGCGAGAGGGTGATCATCACGTTGAGGATCAAGGCGTGGTGGAGCTTGCGCCACTGGTGGGACTTTTTCACGCCCATGATGATTGCGCGCGAGGAGACCAGCGGGGCGACGCGGCAGTCCCAGAGCAGACGCAGCATGCCCCAGAGGCCCAGCTTGCCCCTAGTCTTGTGCAGGGTGTGGTTGATGTCCGGGGCCACGATGCAGAAGGCGAGCATCTCGCCGTTCTCCTCGATGAAGCTCACCAGCTCCGGGCGCAGGATGGGCTTGAGCTGCATGAAGGCGTCGTTGAACTGGCGCTCCGTGAGGGGCACATGGCCCCAGTTCTTGCTCCAGAGGGTGTTGAACATCTCCAGCACCTCGGGGGCGCGGGCGATGAATTCGCTGGGCTTGCCCTGGGTGATGATGAGCCCGGCGGCCTTGAGCAGGGCGTCGCGGCGCTCGATGAGCTGCTCCACGGGCTGGACGAGGTGGTCGATGATGTAGCCGTACCAGTCGAAGGTCTTGGTGAAGCCCCAGCTTTCCACGAGCTGTTCGTAGTAGGGATGGTTGTAGCTGTGGAACATCACGGGGCGCTGATGGTAGCCCTCCACGAGCAGGCCCACCTCGTCGTAGATGCCGAAGGAGAGGGGACCGTGCAGGCGCGTTTTGCCGCGCTCGCGCACCCACTGGGCGGCGGTCTCGAAGAGGGCGTGGGCGGTGGGCTTGTCGTCGATGCACTCGAAGAAGCCGAAGAAACCGGTGTGGGGGTCGTGGTGCTTTTCGTAGGCGAAATTCAGATGCGCGGAGAGCCTGCCAAGGGTGCGAGAGCCGTCCTTGGCCAGGAAGTACTGCGCCTGTCCCACCTCGAAAAAGGGACCTTTCTTGGGGTCGAGGAAGTCGCGAAGGTGCGAAAGAACGGGGGGGACCCAGTGCGGGTCCCCCTCGTAGATGGCGAAGGGCAGCTGGAGGAAGTCCTCCATGTCCTGGGGGGTGGACACGGGGACGATGTGCGCGGCCATGGTCACTTCTTGGGGGTGATGGACACCTGCGCCTTGAGGCCTTCCTTGAGGGAAAAGTCCGGGTTGGGCAGGGTCAGTTCGATTTCATAGTAGGAGGGCTGGTGCAGCGCGGTGGGCAGGGGAGCCCAGGGGATGCGGCTGATGCTGGCCTCCAGGGTCTTGCCGGGGAGGGAGTCGAAGGTGACCTTGGCTTTGTCGCCCAGCTTCAGGCGCAGGGCCTCGATCTCGTGAACCTGGGCGCGGATGAGGATGGGATCGAGCAGGCCTACCTGGAAGAGTTCGGTGTCGCGGGAGAGCTTGACGCCCTGGCGCAGTTCCGGGTTGATCCAGAGCACGTAGCCGTCGACGGGGGCCTTGACGATGCCCTCGTTGGGGAGGCTGCCGAAGTTGGCCTTGGGGCCGAAGCGGTCGCGGGCCAGTTCGAGGCGCTGCTGGGCCATGTCCTTTTCGAGATTGAGGCGCTCGGTGAGGGCCACGCGCTGTTTCTCGACGGCATCGATCTCCAGGGCGTTCTGGGCCAGGGCCTGGGATGTGGCGAGGTTTTGCTTCTCCATCATCTCCAGTTCCTTGCGCTTGACGCGGAACTTTTCCAGGTCGCGGTTGGCGGCGGAGAGCAGGTGCTCCACCTCCTTGACCTGGGCGAGGTTGAGGTTTCGCTTCTCGGCCATGCGCGTTTCCATGGGGATCTCGAAGGTGGCCAGGACGTCGTTCTTTTTCACCTTCTGGCCGATCTGCGTGGGCATGGTGGCGATCTGGGACGTGAAGGGCAGCTGCACGGAGAGCTTCAAGGGGCTGTAGAGCTTGCCCGAAAAGATGATTTCGCTGGCCATGGGCGATGGGTCGGCCGCCTGGGGAGCCGCAGGGGGCGCAGCGGGAGCGGCGGGCTGTTGGGCGCGGACGGGCAAGGCCGTCGCGGCCAGGAAGGCCAGAGCCAGGAGGAGGTTGCGCAGGGTCATCGGGTTATTTCTCCCAGGATTCGATGTCGACGTATTTCTGGCGCAGGTCGCCGGAGAGGCCCATGAGCGTGAGCAGGGCGATGTCGCGCTTGGACTGAGCCAGGAGCATCTTCTGCTTGTTGTCGTAGAGCAGCGAGCGGGAATCCACGAGCTTGTCGAAGTCGGTCTGTCCGCTCTTAAACTGGTATTCGCTCTGCTCGTCCCTGAGGCGGTGGAACTCCACGGTGGCCGTGGACATGCGCAGTTCGGAGGCGGCGGTCTGGTAGTCCGAGAGAGCCTTCTGAACGCTGACGATCAGTTCGAATTCCTTGGCCTTGTTCTGGGCGTTGGTCTGCTCGAGCTTCTTGTACTGGCGCGAGATTTCGCGTCCCTTGGTCCAGTAGTCAAGGGGCATGGAGATGTTGATGCCGGGGTAGAAGGGGAAGCCTTCGTTCTTGTAGGTGGTGGAGCTGTTCAGGGAGTCCACGGTCTGGAAGGTGAAGCCGAAGGACGGCAGGAGCTTCACGTAGGAAAGGCCGATGTTCTTCTTCTGCAGGCGGCGTTCGTATTCGGCCATGCGCAGGTCGAAGGAGTTGGCGCGGATCTTCTCGTCGGTGACGTCGGCGATGGTGAAGGCGCCCATGATCTGCTTGCGGGCGGCGGCCACGTCGAGTTCGAGCTTGTTGGTGAAGGGCACGCCCAGGATGAACTTGATGTCGTCCATAACCGAGTTGCGGATGGATTCGATCTGTTCGAGTTCGGCCTTGGCGATGTCGATGCGCGTCTCCGCGAGCTTTATCTCAAGCTGGGTGGCCTGCCCGATGCCGAGCCTGGTTTTGTAGAAGGTGAGGTTCTTCTGGGCCAGCTCCAGGCGGTCCTTGGAGACAGCGCGCTGCGATTCCACGGCCTCGAGCTGAATGAAGTCGGTGGCCAGGCGAACGAGCCCGGCCGAAATCACTTTCAGGTGGCCCAGCACGGCGATGTTGGCCATCTCGTTGCGGGCCTGGACCTCGAAGGTGGAGAGCACGGGGTTCCACTGGCCGGTGGAGAAGCTGATGGTGTAGGGTTTGTCCTGGGTTCCGTCGATCTTGGTGGGCATGCGGAACCAGTAGGTGGTGTTGATGGAGACCGTGGGCACGAACGTGGACCAGGCGTCCTGCACGTCCAGGCGCTTGGTTTCGATCTCCAGGGCCGAGCGCACCAGCAGGGGGGACTGCACCAGGGCCACGCGCACGCATTCGTGGAAGTCGGCGGGCTGCTTGATGGAGGTGGACATGGGCCGCTCGCCGTTGGCGGGCATGGCGCCGGAAGGCAGAGGCTCGCTGCCGGGGAGACCGCTTTTGGCCTGGGCCTGCGCCGGCGGCTGCGCTTGAGTTTGCGCCGCGGGCTTGGCGGGGACGGCCGGCTGGGCCTGCTTCGCATGCTTGGCGTCGCCGGGCTGTTGGGCCTGACCCGCGTCCATGGGCTGCACGGGTTTATCCGGCGCGGGCGGAGCGGTGGGGAGGGTCTCGTAGGAGCGTATCTTGTCGGGCTTCTCGGCCGAGTTGCTTTTGTCCTTGGCGGCCAGCGCGGGCGCGGCGAAAAGCATGATGAGCGCCGCGAGGCACAGGGCGGTGAGTCGAAAATTCGGCCGTCTGGCAAGACGCATTGTGGATCCCCTTTGCTTAATAGGGCTTGAGCATTCCGTCGGACAAAAGGCTTCTGCGGGAGCAGCGTTCGGCCGTTCCCGCATCGTGGGTGACGATGACCATGGCCACCCGTGCTTCCTCGGTGATCTTCACGAAGTAGTCCATGACGCGCGCGGAGTTGTCCTTGTCGAGCTGTCCCGTGGGTTCGTCGGCGAGGATGAATTCCGGCTCGTTCACCAGGGCTCTGGCAATTGACACGCGCTGGCGTTCGCCGCCGGAGAGGCGGTTGGATGGCTGGCGCACGCGGTGCTCCAGGTTCACCAGCTTCAGGGCTTCCATGATCATGTCTTCCCGTACGCTGCGTTTAACCCCGGTGTAGATCAGGGGCAACTCCAAATTCTCGTAGACGGTGGAGTTTTCGAGCAGGTCGCAGCTTTGGAACACGAAGCCCATTTTTTCGCGGCGGAAGATAGCCTGTGCGGCGCGGTCCAGCGTGAGCACGTTCACGCCGGCCACCTTGTACACGCCGTCGGTGGGCGGCTGGAAGATGCCCAGGATGA
The Fundidesulfovibrio magnetotacticus genome window above contains:
- a CDS encoding glycosyltransferase family 2 protein — translated: MPNRSLSIIIPLFNEEDNVLPLHARLLPVLHAMGHVYEIILVDDGSTDATAQRLHEIAQADSRVRVIHLRRNFGQTAAMMAGIDAATGDILIPMDGDLQNDPGDIPKLLAKLDEGYDVVSGWRKDRQDHPLKRNFPSRVANFLISRISGVHLHDYGCSLKAYRKEIIKGVKLYGEMHRFIPIYACWQGAKVTEVGVTHHPRVHGVSKYGIERTVKVILDLIVVKFLDKFAQKPMYLFGGFGLVSLGVSFLMFLAMLYLKLFGSKSFIETPLPLAVVLFFLMGFMSIFMGLISEILMRTYHESQNKPTYIVDRTQNCPGGE
- a CDS encoding TolC family protein gives rise to the protein MRLARRPNFRLTALCLAALIMLFAAPALAAKDKSNSAEKPDKIRSYETLPTAPPAPDKPVQPMDAGQAQQPGDAKHAKQAQPAVPAKPAAQTQAQPPAQAQAKSGLPGSEPLPSGAMPANGERPMSTSIKQPADFHECVRVALVQSPLLVRSALEIETKRLDVQDAWSTFVPTVSINTTYWFRMPTKIDGTQDKPYTISFSTGQWNPVLSTFEVQARNEMANIAVLGHLKVISAGLVRLATDFIQLEAVESQRAVSKDRLELAQKNLTFYKTRLGIGQATQLEIKLAETRIDIAKAELEQIESIRNSVMDDIKFILGVPFTNKLELDVAAARKQIMGAFTIADVTDEKIRANSFDLRMAEYERRLQKKNIGLSYVKLLPSFGFTFQTVDSLNSSTTYKNEGFPFYPGINISMPLDYWTKGREISRQYKKLEQTNAQNKAKEFELIVSVQKALSDYQTAASELRMSTATVEFHRLRDEQSEYQFKSGQTDFDKLVDSRSLLYDNKQKMLLAQSKRDIALLTLMGLSGDLRQKYVDIESWEK
- a CDS encoding efflux RND transporter periplasmic adaptor subunit — translated: MTLRNLLLALAFLAATALPVRAQQPAAPAAPPAAPQAADPSPMASEIIFSGKLYSPLKLSVQLPFTSQIATMPTQIGQKVKKNDVLATFEIPMETRMAEKRNLNLAQVKEVEHLLSAANRDLEKFRVKRKELEMMEKQNLATSQALAQNALEIDAVEKQRVALTERLNLEKDMAQQRLELARDRFGPKANFGSLPNEGIVKAPVDGYVLWINPELRQGVKLSRDTELFQVGLLDPILIRAQVHEIEALRLKLGDKAKVTFDSLPGKTLEASISRIPWAPLPTALHQPSYYEIELTLPNPDFSLKEGLKAQVSITPKK
- a CDS encoding ABC transporter ATP-binding protein; amino-acid sequence: MNSRHNEIVIDIQHLTKVYNTGVEAIPVLKDINLEVRRGEMVAIMGPSGSGKSTLLFILGIFQPPTDGVYKVAGVNVLTLDRAAQAIFRREKMGFVFQSCDLLENSTVYENLELPLIYTGVKRSVREDMIMEALKLVNLEHRVRQPSNRLSGGERQRVSIARALVNEPEFILADEPTGQLDKDNSARVMDYFVKITEEARVAMVIVTHDAGTAERCSRRSLLSDGMLKPY
- the asnB gene encoding asparagine synthase (glutamine-hydrolyzing), whose translation is MCGICGFAGPGTPEQLAAMNARLAHRGPDGHGVHHHPDQGVHLAHRRLAIVDLSDGAQPMLSAAGDLAVTFNGEIYNHLELRRELEAKGHRFRTHHSDTETILHGWREWGPGLQERMSGMWAFVLHDARKRLLFASRDRFGKKPLYYHLRPGFFAFASELSALAAHPGVPTSPSLPALRKYFAHGFIPAPNSLLEGVHKLPGGYCLTVDLDDFSSRLQRWWAFTVEPDEDLARRPEAELAEALREALDRAVSRRLMSDVPLGVFLSGGVDSTSVTALAARRVQDLHTFSVGFEEASFDESLHSRNAASRYGTRHLQHTLSLSQALSLLPDLASRLDEPLGDSSILPTYLLCRETRPHVTVALGGDGADELFAGYETFKALRAAERFHALCPRPVHRALTAMAARLPVSHGYMTLGFKALRFFTGIEHPMRLWNPVWMGPAGPDLLAELFQAPADPEEVYSEAIAAWDETGPKDFTDKTLEFYTRFYLQDAILAKVDRASMLNSLEVRAPYLDPEVADLARRIPHRLKFRHGRGKHILRKALEPLVPRWVLARRKQGFAAPLGKWFHEGRLTLEGCSFPAGVSPEAAMALEREHREGRADRRLALWCLWALGHWRNEGPA